The Verrucomicrobiia bacterium DNA window ATCTTCTGCTCGGTTTCTCCGAACAACGGGCGGGCCTGGGATGAACCGCAGAACGTCACCCAGACCAACAACCCGGGCTGCGACGGCACCTTGGGCAACCCCTGCGTCCACGAGGATGATTTCTCCGCGGCCGATGCCGTGGTGAACGACACCGTCTGGATTACCGCTTTGGCCCAGAAGTATCCCGGCACGCAGGAGACCGCCATCCGTTCGGGCATCAGCCCGGATCCGGGCCCCTTGACCGAGCTCATCGATGAGTTCCGGCTCTACAAGGCCCCGGCCCGCGCCCCTGTGCTTTCCTTGCGCGGCGATCTCGGTTCGCTCCCCGGCGACACCATCAAGTTCTACCAGATTTCGCTGAAGCCCCGCGGCGGCATCTTCACCGCCCCGCTCCGGCTTTCCAACATCGGGCTGGTCGGGTTCTTCCTGGACAGCGTGGTTTTGGATGCCGGTGTGAACGATGGTTTCCTGGTCACCACCTCCAACGCCGTCCCCGGCACCTTCGTGGCGGTCGGCGGGAACTATGACTTCAACCTTTCGTTCAACACCAACGGCGTGGGCGCGGCCGACGTCGGCGTTCGCAGCGGCAACTTGAACGCCTACATCCGCTCGGTGGCCCCGGCCGGCAACAAGACCCTGCCGATCAACCTCACGGTCTACGTGGTTCCGACCCTCTGCTTCAACCGGAAGTCCCAGATTCACTCCGCCTCCAACTACACGGACGTGGGGAACCAGGGCTCCATCAAGGATCAGGGCGGCGCCGGGATGCACTACGACGTGAACGAGCACGACAACTTCTATGACGGCGGCGTCTGGGTGGCCTGGGACGATGCGGTTCCCGACGGCCGCGGCAACTGCGCCGACGGCTTCCCGCGCAAGGTGACCCGCCAGCTCTTCGGCGACAAGTTCCTGCGCTGCATTTCCGACGGCTATCTGGATTCCGTTTCCGGCGGCGGCTACTACAACCTCTCGCTGACTTCGGTCGGCGCCGAGTTGCAGGACAGCTCGATCGCCTGGAAAAACATCTGGGAGCAGTCCACCCATGCCGATTCCTCGGACTTCCTGATCCAGACCACGAAGGTCATCAACGTGGGCACCAACGCGATTGACAGCGTGGCCCTGGGCGTGATTTACGACCTCGACGTGGACGTGGTGGGCGGGCCTTCCGCCTCCGAAAACGTGGGCGGCGACACAATTCTCTCCCACGCCGGCCGCACCTGGTGGTTCGGCTGGATTGCGGGGAACGACGTGTTGGTCGACACCTGCTCCCCGGGGAACTTCGCGTACGGCTTCGTGGTCGTGCCGAATTCGGATAACCCGGGCGCCCTGCCCAGCTTTGTCCGCCCCCGCGCGGGCATCGTCTACCAGCAGGCCGGTTTCTCCTACAACATCGGCTGCGAAAACCCGAACGGCGGTGACTCGCTCTTCGAGCGCTATGCCTGGAACGCGGACGTGATCATCAGCACCCAGGATCGCGCCTACGACTCCCTGCACGGCACCTATCAGGACACCTCCGCGGCCTGCATCGCCAACAGTACCTGCACGATCTGCGGCGGCCCCGGCGCCTACAGCTCCGGTCCTCCGTACCGTGCGGATATGGGTTACATGACCGTGGCCGAGAAGGTGTATAACTTCCCGGTCAACGGCGGCGGCGCCGGTCTGGTGGCCCGCTACGGGTTGGATGGTTTGGGCGCCCTTGCCTCCGGCGAGGACCCGGTCTTCTCCGGCCCCGGCGAAACGTACACGATCATCCACGTGGCCACTTCCGGCGGCGGATTGACCGACCTGTACAGCAATGCCATCAAGGGGATCGACTGGTATCTCAATCATGCCAACGTTCCGGTCGGGCCGACCCAGACCCGCCTGAAAGGTGACTTGATTATCAGTGGTTCGCTCACCCCGGCCGACGTGGTGGCGGAACTGAACTACGTCTTCAACCAGGTTGACGTTGCAGGCGGCCAGATCGTTCCCATCTGCGTGGCGGATCTCAACAACGTGGGCGGTCTGTCTCCGGCCGACGTGGTGCTCCTTTTGAACGGCACCTTCGTCGAAGGCGGCAACGGACCTTCCTGCCCGAACTGCTTGAGACCCTGCATCTAATTGGCGCAAGCGCGCAAGCGCGAAGCTCCAAAAATTTCCGGCCCCCGCAAGGGGGCCGGATTTTTTTTATGCCGGCCCGGTTTATCCCCCTGCTTGCGGGGCAAACAAAAAAATCAAAAATCCGTATTTTATACTTGACGAAATTGCCTGCGCCTTTCATATTCAAACCGATGGATGGTGAGAATGTGCAAAATTCAAGGAGGTGGGCCCGAAGGAACTTTTTCTAACGTTTCGTGTTGAACCGAATGGATGGGTACCAAACAGCGGATGGAACATTGCGGAAGGATGCAACCCCTAACTTTGAGGAGGGAGTAATGAAGAAGTTTTTCACCCTGATAATCTCGATATTTATTTTTGCGGCTTTGGCGGCAACGGCCGTTGCCCAGCCCGACCCGCAGGATTCGATTATTCTGGAATCCAAAACCGTGGACACCGCCCTGACCGGAACGGGCGGCACGTCCGTTTTTTTCATGCGGGTCAACATTACGAACAGGGACTCGTTGGCGTTCCTTACCTTGTCCCTGCGGGAATCCACCGTGAACGGCACGGCGTATGTGTTGTTGAACCGGACTGCCGGGGGAACGCTCAACTTTACAAGCATGGTTACCCCCATGACCGGGACCTTGCGGTTTTTCGGTTCTGTCAACGTTTCCCAGTACAACGACAACAGTCCGGATCGATTTTTGCTGGCGGCCGGATTTGACGGGAGCGACCCCTCCACCATCGAGCCCCCCAACGCCACCCGCAAGGAGGTTTGGCAGATTAGGTTCAGGCACAGCTCCGGATTTGATTCAATAGGGATCGTTCGTTTTGATTCCACCCGGGTGGCCAATTTGCCCTGCACGTTTACAAATACAGTGCCCGCAGATTTGCCGGTGAACTTTGTGGCGGGGCAGTGCACGGTTCTCACGGCTTTTACGGATGTCCGGGATGTGAATCCGGGCCAAAGGCCGCAGGCCTATTCTCTTTCCCAGAACTACCCGAATCCCTTCAACGCCAACACCCAGATATCTTTTGCCTTGCCCAAGGCGGGAAAAACGACGTTGGAGATTTTCAACATTTTGGGGCAGAAGGTGAATACGCTGGTGGATGAGTATTTGCAGGCGAAGTCCTATATTGTCAACTGGGATGGACGGGACAGCCGGGGAATGGAAGTTCCATCCGGCATTTACTTCTACCGCCTCCGCTCGCAGGATTTCCTGCAGACCAAAAAGATGTTGATGATACAATAAAATCCACGCTTTCAAAAAAGCCCTGCTTGTCAAAAGCAGGGCTTTTTATTTTCGGCTAATTACAACAATATGAATTTCAACTGCCTACAGACACACAATCCCGGTTTATCGTAATGTGTTGTAAATCAATAAATTAATTGGATTTTATCCCTCAATATCGACTTTGTGAAAAAAATATCACCCTTTCCGTAGTTTTTATTTGACAAAGCCAATAATTTTCTTTTTTTTATGGCAAGTGGAAAGTTTCTTGCTGCTGAAGTGGCATTTGTCCTTGTAACCCAAAGAGGGACGGGCAGTTGGCTTTGTTTCCATTAAATTTATGTTGAAAATAGCGGATAACAAGTTCTTAATCGGGAAAGAGGTTTACCCCCCTCTTTCGGTTGAGCTTTCTTATTTTCGGGTCTCCAAGCGCCACTGGTCCATCTGCTTTGAACGAATCAAGCGGGCCGGCATCCGCATCCTTTCCACCTATGTCCCTTGGAATCTGCACGAAACATCACAGGGGCAGTTCGATTTCGGCGGACATTTGGACCCGCGCCGCGACTTAATCGTTTTCCTCGAGTTGGCGCGCGAATTCGGCTTCAAAGTGATTCTGAAGCCCGGCCCCTGGATTGGCAGCGAATGGGTCAACGGCGGCTATCCCGA harbors:
- a CDS encoding T9SS type A sorting domain-containing protein — translated: MKKFFTLIISIFIFAALAATAVAQPDPQDSIILESKTVDTALTGTGGTSVFFMRVNITNRDSLAFLTLSLRESTVNGTAYVLLNRTAGGTLNFTSMVTPMTGTLRFFGSVNVSQYNDNSPDRFLLAAGFDGSDPSTIEPPNATRKEVWQIRFRHSSGFDSIGIVRFDSTRVANLPCTFTNTVPADLPVNFVAGQCTVLTAFTDVRDVNPGQRPQAYSLSQNYPNPFNANTQISFALPKAGKTTLEIFNILGQKVNTLVDEYLQAKSYIVNWDGRDSRGMEVPSGIYFYRLRSQDFLQTKKMLMIQ